Proteins found in one Bremerella volcania genomic segment:
- a CDS encoding prenyltransferase/squalene oxidase repeat-containing protein, with translation MSHYSRRTLLKSALAAAGSCGVGSLLPAQEWRGTSRRNSRGLITREVQSSIDQGLQYLVQRQTMNGSQRGAFGTDGYRANTAVVGLAGLAFMAAGSSPNRGPYGANISACLDYLLANTQSGGFVALPNARTHGPMYGHGFATLFLAEVYGMTSAPELRDTVRAAVKLIVDTQNADGGWRYQPVRSEADISVTVCQMMALRAARNAGIFVPNETVDRCIDYVTRSQNADGGFSYMLSGGPSAFPRSAAGVVALYSAGMYEGEVIERALKYLDDNLPQESTFRGNNHFFYGQYYAAQAFWHVGTQRWDRYYRMIREVLTERQTAQGFWTDFICPEYGTAMACIVLQLPNNYLPIFQK, from the coding sequence ATGAGTCATTATTCTCGCCGAACTCTGTTGAAATCTGCCTTGGCCGCCGCCGGAAGCTGCGGTGTCGGGTCGCTGCTGCCGGCACAAGAATGGCGCGGCACGTCCCGCCGCAACTCGCGCGGGCTGATCACGCGCGAAGTTCAATCGAGTATTGATCAAGGGCTGCAGTACCTGGTCCAGCGGCAAACGATGAACGGTAGTCAGCGCGGCGCGTTTGGTACCGACGGCTATCGAGCCAACACGGCGGTCGTGGGGCTGGCAGGCCTCGCGTTCATGGCCGCTGGCAGTTCGCCGAACCGCGGCCCCTACGGAGCGAACATCTCGGCTTGCCTCGACTACCTCTTGGCCAACACGCAAAGTGGTGGGTTCGTTGCGCTGCCCAATGCTCGCACGCATGGTCCCATGTACGGACATGGCTTCGCGACGTTGTTTCTGGCGGAAGTGTACGGGATGACCAGCGCTCCGGAACTTCGCGATACGGTCCGCGCGGCCGTGAAATTGATCGTCGATACGCAGAATGCCGACGGCGGTTGGCGTTATCAACCGGTACGCAGCGAGGCCGATATCTCGGTGACCGTCTGCCAGATGATGGCCTTGCGGGCGGCCAGGAACGCCGGCATCTTCGTCCCTAACGAAACGGTCGATCGCTGTATCGATTACGTAACCCGCAGTCAGAACGCCGATGGCGGGTTCAGCTACATGCTTAGCGGCGGTCCCAGCGCGTTTCCGCGTTCGGCTGCTGGCGTGGTCGCGCTGTATAGTGCCGGCATGTATGAAGGGGAAGTGATCGAGCGAGCCCTGAAATATCTCGACGACAACCTTCCCCAGGAAAGCACGTTCCGCGGCAACAATCATTTCTTCTACGGCCAATACTACGCGGCCCAGGCGTTTTGGCATGTCGGCACGCAGCGGTGGGATCGTTATTACCGCATGATTCGCGAAGTCCTGACCGAACGCCAAACGGCACAAGGCTTCTGGACCGACTTCATCTGCCCCGAGTACGGCACGGCGATGGCTTGCATCGTGCTGCAACTTCCCAATAACTATCTCCCCATCTTCCAGAAGTGA
- a CDS encoding NPCBM/NEW2 domain-containing protein, with product MLARSFVFAWISLASTIAYGQTRLNGPLVTIGRPDANVAITSIPSIDKWVTSDGAINPASVVRFGNPQLIRDDGVVVFEDGSHIVAKELRTEGTQLHAYNRLWDEMKFPLRPLRGILLRSYLDPDKTQVSLDRIHAYQGTRDRLLLANGDYIDGTLRRLTPLSVEFQIGDKALKLDRKRIAEIHFARSAGILPTAEQGVWVGLNDGSMILASELSLSDDILQVRLSPGISMRSSTLENAFAYVTYLRPVASDVQYLSDLDAIGFKSLGFLNANWDYRKDRNVQGGTLKSSGYVSQKGLGLHATSRLAYKVENKAVRLRAKVGIDDDTDGAGSVIFKVFASETGKSWETIYESPIVRGGETPLDVDVSVQGMKGLALVVEYADGADVLDHANWMDARFEME from the coding sequence TTGCTTGCCCGTAGTTTCGTCTTTGCGTGGATCTCGCTGGCTTCGACCATCGCCTATGGTCAGACGCGTCTCAACGGACCGCTGGTTACCATAGGCAGGCCGGATGCCAACGTCGCGATCACCTCGATCCCGTCGATCGACAAATGGGTGACCAGTGACGGGGCGATCAACCCGGCGAGCGTCGTCCGATTTGGTAATCCGCAGTTGATTCGCGACGATGGCGTAGTCGTGTTCGAGGATGGTTCCCACATCGTGGCCAAGGAGCTTCGCACCGAAGGAACGCAACTGCACGCTTACAACCGTTTGTGGGACGAAATGAAGTTCCCGCTGCGTCCACTGCGTGGCATCCTGCTGCGTTCCTATTTGGATCCTGACAAGACGCAGGTCTCGCTCGATCGCATTCACGCTTACCAGGGGACACGCGATCGGTTGCTGTTGGCCAACGGCGACTACATCGATGGAACGCTCCGTCGGCTGACTCCGTTATCGGTTGAATTTCAGATCGGAGACAAAGCTCTGAAACTCGATCGCAAGCGAATCGCCGAAATTCATTTCGCTCGCTCCGCAGGCATCCTGCCAACCGCGGAGCAGGGTGTTTGGGTGGGACTGAACGACGGTTCGATGATTCTGGCCTCGGAACTTTCCCTGTCAGACGACATCCTTCAGGTTCGTCTCAGTCCAGGGATCTCGATGCGATCTTCCACTCTGGAGAATGCGTTTGCCTACGTGACTTACTTACGTCCGGTCGCTAGTGACGTGCAGTACTTGAGCGACCTGGATGCGATCGGTTTCAAGAGCCTTGGCTTTTTGAACGCGAACTGGGATTACCGCAAGGATCGCAACGTTCAAGGGGGGACGCTCAAGTCCAGCGGCTACGTCAGTCAGAAGGGGCTCGGTTTGCACGCGACCTCGCGGCTGGCTTACAAGGTCGAGAACAAAGCGGTACGGTTGCGAGCGAAGGTCGGGATCGACGACGATACCGACGGCGCCGGCAGCGTGATCTTCAAAGTCTTCGCCAGCGAAACGGGCAAGTCGTGGGAGACGATCTACGAGAGTCCGATCGTCCGCGGTGGTGAGACTCCGCTGGACGTCGATGTTTCGGTGCAGGGGATGAAAGGGCTGGCCCTCGTCGTGGAGTATGCCGACGGAGCCGACGTCCTGGACCATGCGAACTGGATGGATGCCCGGTTCGAGATGGAGTGA